GGGGTGATCCGCGCGGCGGTGGAGGCGGGGAAGAAGATCCACGTCTTTGCCGATGAGACCCGGCCCTTTCTGCAAGGCTCGCGTTTGACCGCATGGGAGCTGAATAAAGACGGCATTCCGACGACCGTCATCTCCGACAACATGGCGGGCGCGATGATGCGCCAGGGCAAGATCGGCGCTGTCGTAGTCGGGGCCGACCGCATTGCCGCCAACGGCGATGTAGCCAACAAGATTGGAACTTATACGGTTGCAGTGCTGGCAAAAGAGCATGGGATTCCGTTCTATGTGGCAGCGCCGTGGTCCACGGTGGACCTGGCCACACCCGATGGCGATGGGATTCCCATCGAGCAGCGCGCTGCTACCGAGGTCACACACTTTGCCGGCAAGCGGCTTACTCCTGAAGGTGTTGGGGTGGAAAATCCGGCGTTCGATGTCACGCCCAATAACTACATTGCCGCCATTATCACCGAGCGCGGACTGGCAAGAGCGCCGTACCAAAACTCTCTGAAGCAATTGGCCAATGGGAGGAAGTAAGAAAGAAGAAAACAGTTCCCAGTTCTCAGTTGAAGAAACATTCAGCAATCAATTTAAGGCCTTCGCTACTTTGACCTCCCACTTCGCGGAATCTAGGCGGGGT
The Terriglobales bacterium DNA segment above includes these coding regions:
- a CDS encoding s-methyl-5-thioribose-1-phosphate isomerase, with translation GVIRAAVEAGKKIHVFADETRPFLQGSRLTAWELNKDGIPTTVISDNMAGAMMRQGKIGAVVVGADRIAANGDVANKIGTYTVAVLAKEHGIPFYVAAPWSTVDLATPDGDGIPIEQRAATEVTHFAGKRLTPEGVGVENPAFDVTPNNYIAAIITERGLARAPYQNSLKQLANGRK